Proteins co-encoded in one Telopea speciosissima isolate NSW1024214 ecotype Mountain lineage unplaced genomic scaffold, Tspe_v1 Tspe_v1.0531, whole genome shotgun sequence genomic window:
- the LOC122648180 gene encoding uncharacterized protein LOC122648180, protein SIKTRRSHNHIFSIQNYVGEWITDEDEIRRSAADFFEEYFMGTPQVICQPLCLPVYRSLDISEVASLSREFTTEEIKVVVFVADDDSAPDTDGFGTLFFKETWEVTRMDVTDGILDFFNNLTMPEQLKLSRLMLVPKGASQNSFNNFWPVAVSSLLYRFIAKLLVNRIKLVLHKLVGPNQSAFMEGRQISNNILLCQELLHDYHCDMGMPRFVAKLDLLKAYDSVQWSFWFTLLNYLNFPP, encoded by the coding sequence ATCCATTAAGACAAGGAGGAGCCACAACCATATTTTCTCAATTCAAAATTATGTTGGTGAATGGATTACTGATGAAGATGAGATTCGTAGGAGTGCTGCTGATTTCTTTGAAGAGTACTTTATGGGGACTCCTCAAGTCATTTGCCAGCCACTTTGCCTTCCTGTGTACCGTTCATTGGACATTTCTGAAGTTGCATCCCTATCGAGAGAATTCACTACTGAAGAAATCAAGGTTGTGGTTTTTGTAGCAGACGATGACAGTGCCCCCGACACCGATGGATTTGGCACTTTGTTTTTCAAAGAAACTTGGGAGGTAACACGTATGGATGTAACTGATGGCATTTTAGATTTCTTCAACAATCTAACTATGCCAGAGCAGCTCAAGCTCTCCAGGCTTATGTTGGTGCCAAAGGGTGCATCTCAAAACTCTTTCAACAACTTCTGGCCTGTTGCAGTGAGCTCCCTTCTCTACAGATTTATTGCAAAGCTTTTAGTTAACAGGATCAAGCTTGTGTTACACAAACTTGTTGGCCCAAACCAATCCGCATTTATGGAAGGACGGCAAATCTCGAACAATATTCTATTGTGCCAAGAGCTCCTACATGATTACCATTGTGACATGGGAATGCCCCGATTTGTTGCAAAGCTTGATCTGCTTAAGGCTTACGATTCTGTCCAATGGAGCTTTTGGTTCACCTTGCTCAATTACCTAAACTTCCCACCGTAG